Proteins from one Colias croceus chromosome 22, ilColCroc2.1 genomic window:
- the LOC123701678 gene encoding protein DENND6A: MACGIQRCDSDVSVSDEEYEAKWGRFSDWLHCICVVTFDLELGQAMERVYPPSVKLSDQEKSNICYLAFPDSNSGCMGDTQFHVRLRTRAPLTSQQLIYNEDSVSTLRADPTHYWGFVYFRQVKDPTLPRGYFQKSIILLTRLPFINLFYKVIQLIAPRHFEDGESSLEAACHDINRWPLLNAGQNIVLPVLGTVFQSYIPNQQTGKVTRSDIVKQVHSSNIPHVMVCIQDVNVFDALASLISHLHLLWELVLTAEPIVVMASSPTECSALVQALTHLIRPLPYSAEYRPYFTIHDSEFKEFTRKQFNPPCVILGVTNPFFTKTLQHWPHTIKLGDSTSIKTKLRKVGSIKHLDTAPGVYTQYKTFLEKDKSIIKKLHNGMRTDRPSEVQTAMVKRHLLELTQSFMIPLERYMASLMPLQKNISPFRSPPVPNPFNPEDFFASLQQAGPQLTSGIKGDWIGLYRHFFRTPNFSTWFHERHSDLTNKLHALQLEALASSDLKKWSIGKKEVEIVDMVLKLREVLKNNPPVGDNTRMLLSRQLDDLNCVLEDDMKAILNAAT, encoded by the coding sequence ATGGCTTGTGGAATACAAAGGTGCGACAGTGATGTTTCAGTGTCTGATGAAGAATATGAAGCAAAATGGGGTAGATTTTCCGACTGGCTGCACTGTATATGTGTGGTTACGTTTGATTTGGAGTTGGGACAGGCTATGGAACGTGTGTACCCGCCGAGTGTGAAATTGTCAGATCAAGAGAAAAGCAACATTTGTTACTTGGCGTTCCCGGATTCCAACTCGGGCTGCATGGGCGACACTCAATTTCACGTTCGATTGCGTACACGTGCTCCATTAACTTCACAACAGTTGATATATAACGAGGACAGTGTGTCTACACTTAGAGCGGATCCGACGCATTATTGGGGCTTCGTTTATTTTCGTCAAGTTAAAGATCCGACCTTGCCGCGCGGCTACTTCCAGAAAAGCATTATTTTACTTACGCGCTTGCCTTTTATCAACTTGTTTTATAAAGTAATACAGTTGATAGCTCCAAGACATTTTGAGGATGGTGAGAGTAGTCTTGAAGCAGCATGTCATGATATAAATAGATGGCCCTTGTTAAACGCTGGTCAAAATATAGTTCTGCCAGTTTTAGGGACAGTTTTTCAATCATACATTCCTAATCAGCAAACTGGTAAAGTTACAAGGTCAGATATAGTGAAGCAAGTTCATTCCTCAAACATACCACATGTTATGGTCTGCATACAGGATGTTAATGTATTTGATGCATTGGCAAGTCTTATATCGCATCTACATCTACTTTGGGAGTTGGTTCTCACAGCAGAGCCAATAGTTGTTATGGCCAGTTCACCAACAGAATGTTCTGCTTTAGTTCAAGCTCTGACACACTTAATTCGACCATTGCCATACTCAGCAGAGTATAGACCATATTTCACAATACATGACAGTGAATTCAAAGAATTTACAAGGAAACAATTTAATCCACCTTGCGTAATATTAGGCGTGACCAATCCATTCTTTACAAAGACATTACAACATTGGCCTCATACCATCAAGTTGGGTGACTCAACATCaatcaaaacaaaattacGGAAAGTTGGTAGTATTAAACATTTAGACACTGCACCAGGAGTGTACActcaatataaaacatttttggaAAAGGATAagtctataataaaaaagttacacaaTGGAATGAGAACTGACCGTCCTTCAGAAGTTCAAACAGCGATGGTAAAGAGACATTTATTGGAATTAACTCAAAGCTTCATGATACCTTTAGAGAGGTATATGGCTTCTTTGATGCCCTTGCAGAAGAATATATCTCCATTCAGGTCACCACCTGTGCCAAATCCATTTAATCCTGAAGATTTCTTTGCTTCATTGCAACAAGCAGGGCCTCAACTAACTTCAGGTATCAAAGGTGACTGGATAGGGCTCTATCGACACTTCTTCCGGACACCAAATTTTAGTACATGGTTTCATGAAAGGCATAGTGACTtgacaaataaattacatgcCTTACAGTTGGAAGCATTAGCTAgtagtgatttaaaaaaatggtcAATTGGGAAGAAAGAGGTGGAAATAGTTGACATGGTCCTCAAATTGAGAgaggttttaaaaaataatcccCCCGTGGGTGACAACACAAGGATGTTGCTTTCACGGCAGTTGGACGACTTGAATTGTGTTCTTGAAGACGATATGAAAGCTATTTTGAACGCAGCAACGTGA
- the LOC123701784 gene encoding stromal membrane-associated protein 2 isoform X1, with translation MTSKSEKDRAKQIQDRCQNILLQMLKDEDNKYCVDCDAKGPRWASWNLGIFLCIRCAGIHRNLGVHISKVKSVNLDSWTPEQVVSLQQMGNSRARAVYEANLPDSFRRPQNDNTLEGFIRAKYEQKKYIAKEWVPPPLPKVNWDKEIDEEIERQKRKKKAATSTLGPLPAPSNDKKYNKSDVIPSIPKPKSSVSPKLGRSTPTIQAEASKPSNGSADLLGLDTSKPEQKQTNNDDIFSSFFSAPQEKPPQASQETKPDLKTEEENFFKQPAPTEKEKSKLTKDSILALYSQTPLVNQFNPVQPVQQYPFGYQAPVYNNMQMPNGMQGSQMNQFQPLSGQFAQYPQQIPQQMGQQIPQQIPQQMGQQIPQQIPQQMGQQIPQQMGQQIPQQIGQQIPQQIPQQIGQQIPQMQQVFPPNPPLNQFFNQPQQLSQQFGNLNLGQGFPNAFPPNSNIASNSTWQ, from the exons AAGATAACAAATATTGTGTTGATTGCGATGCGAAGG gtcCACGATGGGCGTCATGGAACCTTGGCATATTCCTGTGCATCAGATGTGCGGGCATCCATCGGAACCTCGGTGTTCACATCTCCAAAGTGAAGAGCGTCAATCTGGACTCGTGGACGCCTGAACAAGTT GTATCGCTCCAACAAATGGGCAATTCCCGCGCGCGCGCGGTTTACGAGGCAAATCTTCCGGACTCGTTCCGTCGGCCGCAGAACGACAACACGCTAGAGGGGTTCATACGCGCCAAGTATGAGCAGAAGAAGTACATCGCCAAGGAGTGGGTGCCACCGCCACTACCGAAAGTCAATTG GGATAAAGAAATAGATGAAGAAATAGAAAGGCAAAAGAGGAAAAAGAAAGCTGCAACATCAACTCTGGGACCATTGCCAGCACCTAgcaatgacaaaaaatataat AAATCGGACGTCATACCAAGTATACCTAAACCAAAGTCGTCTGTCAGTCCGAAACTGGGCCGCAGCACACCAACCATACAAGCAGAGGCAAGCAAACCCTCTAACGGTTCAGCAGACCTCCTCGGCCTCGACACAAGCAAACCAGaacagaaacaaacaaacaacgaCGATATCTTCTCGAGTTTCTTCTCAGCGCCACAAGAGAAACCGCCGCAAGCAAGCCAAGAAACTAAACCCGATTTAAAAACGGAGGAAGAAAATTTCTTTAAACAACCCGCGCCCACGGAGAAGGAAAAGAGCAAATTGACCAAGGACAGCATATTAGCGTTATATAGTCAAACACCGTTAGTTAACCAGTTCAATCCGGTGCAACCTGTGCAACAATACCCCTTCGGGTATCAAGCGCCcgtgtataataatatgcaaatgCCGAACGGTATGCAGGGGAGCCAAATGAATCAATTCCAACCGCTAAGCGGCCAGTTCGCGCAGTATCCACAGCAAATTCCTCAACAAATGGGTCAGCAAATACCACAACAAATTCCTCAGCAAATGGGTCAACAAATACCACAACAAATTCCTCAGCAAATGGGTCAACAAATACCACAGCAAATGGGACAGCAAATACCGCAACAAATAGGACAACAGATACCGCAACAAATACCACAACAAATAGGACAACAAATACCGCAAATGCAACAAGTGTTCCCACCGAACCCGCCTCTAAATCAGTTCTTCAATCAACCGCAACAGTTATCTCAACAATTCGGTAATCTTAATCTAGGACAAGGTTTTCCAAACGCGTTCCCGCCCAACAGCAATATAGCTAGCAATTCCACTTGGCAATAG
- the LOC123701784 gene encoding stromal membrane-associated protein 2 isoform X2: MTSKSEKDRAKQIQDRCQNILLQMLKDEDNKYCVDCDAKGPRWASWNLGIFLCIRCAGIHRNLGVHISKVKSVNLDSWTPEQVVSLQQMGNSRARAVYEANLPDSFRRPQNDNTLEGFIRAKYEQKKYIAKEWVPPPLPKVNWDKEIDEEIERQKRKKKAATSTLGPLPAPSNDKKYNKSDVIPSIPKPKSSVSPKLGRSTPTIQAEASKPSNGSADLLGLDTSKPEQKQTNNDDIFSSFFSAPQEKPPQASQETKPDLKTEEENFFKQPAPTEKEKSKLTKDSILALYSQTPLVNQFNPVQPVQQYPFGYQAPVYNNMQMPNGMQGSQMNQFQPLSGQFAQYPQQIPQQMGQQIPQQIPQQMGQQIPQQMGQQIPQQIGQQIPQQIPQQIGQQIPQMQQVFPPNPPLNQFFNQPQQLSQQFGNLNLGQGFPNAFPPNSNIASNSTWQ; the protein is encoded by the exons AAGATAACAAATATTGTGTTGATTGCGATGCGAAGG gtcCACGATGGGCGTCATGGAACCTTGGCATATTCCTGTGCATCAGATGTGCGGGCATCCATCGGAACCTCGGTGTTCACATCTCCAAAGTGAAGAGCGTCAATCTGGACTCGTGGACGCCTGAACAAGTT GTATCGCTCCAACAAATGGGCAATTCCCGCGCGCGCGCGGTTTACGAGGCAAATCTTCCGGACTCGTTCCGTCGGCCGCAGAACGACAACACGCTAGAGGGGTTCATACGCGCCAAGTATGAGCAGAAGAAGTACATCGCCAAGGAGTGGGTGCCACCGCCACTACCGAAAGTCAATTG GGATAAAGAAATAGATGAAGAAATAGAAAGGCAAAAGAGGAAAAAGAAAGCTGCAACATCAACTCTGGGACCATTGCCAGCACCTAgcaatgacaaaaaatataat AAATCGGACGTCATACCAAGTATACCTAAACCAAAGTCGTCTGTCAGTCCGAAACTGGGCCGCAGCACACCAACCATACAAGCAGAGGCAAGCAAACCCTCTAACGGTTCAGCAGACCTCCTCGGCCTCGACACAAGCAAACCAGaacagaaacaaacaaacaacgaCGATATCTTCTCGAGTTTCTTCTCAGCGCCACAAGAGAAACCGCCGCAAGCAAGCCAAGAAACTAAACCCGATTTAAAAACGGAGGAAGAAAATTTCTTTAAACAACCCGCGCCCACGGAGAAGGAAAAGAGCAAATTGACCAAGGACAGCATATTAGCGTTATATAGTCAAACACCGTTAGTTAACCAGTTCAATCCGGTGCAACCTGTGCAACAATACCCCTTCGGGTATCAAGCGCCcgtgtataataatatgcaaatgCCGAACGGTATGCAGGGGAGCCAAATGAATCAATTCCAACCGCTAAGCGGCCAGTTCGCGCAGTATCCACAGCAAATTCCTCAACAAATGGGTCAGCAAATACCACAACAAATTCCTCAGCAAATGG GTCAACAAATACCACAGCAAATGGGACAGCAAATACCGCAACAAATAGGACAACAGATACCGCAACAAATACCACAACAAATAGGACAACAAATACCGCAAATGCAACAAGTGTTCCCACCGAACCCGCCTCTAAATCAGTTCTTCAATCAACCGCAACAGTTATCTCAACAATTCGGTAATCTTAATCTAGGACAAGGTTTTCCAAACGCGTTCCCGCCCAACAGCAATATAGCTAGCAATTCCACTTGGCAATAG
- the LOC123701784 gene encoding uncharacterized protein LOC123701784 isoform X3 has protein sequence MTSKSEKDRAKQIQDRCQNILLQMLKDEDNKYCVDCDAKGPRWASWNLGIFLCIRCAGIHRNLGVHISKVKSVNLDSWTPEQVVSLQQMGNSRARAVYEANLPDSFRRPQNDNTLEGFIRAKYEQKKYIAKEWVPPPLPKVNCVKRRRVSGRQLDLLWEYLDSHRDLACALNRSLQAKEYATRKWKEIADLLNEQGDGALKDWREWSKYWVDYKAKLKKRASVVRSSQTLTGDETGDDTALSERDLKFLQLMAEDHTQGPTEVPVEPYPEPSDSTTSITMQDSSSSLSIHIHPSRQQGNTPTLTLLPLRAPTPVYEPVQTIEPDPYLLAALQSVPKLEPRPASRTPSPEPSPEPSPVPTPSPKRYREMTRASARRALVQSARIRARAAVRSSRALEVIGRSIRDVSRQMRSIRSSLGRIESYMAMQHGGPRPD, from the exons AAGATAACAAATATTGTGTTGATTGCGATGCGAAGG gtcCACGATGGGCGTCATGGAACCTTGGCATATTCCTGTGCATCAGATGTGCGGGCATCCATCGGAACCTCGGTGTTCACATCTCCAAAGTGAAGAGCGTCAATCTGGACTCGTGGACGCCTGAACAAGTT GTATCGCTCCAACAAATGGGCAATTCCCGCGCGCGCGCGGTTTACGAGGCAAATCTTCCGGACTCGTTCCGTCGGCCGCAGAACGACAACACGCTAGAGGGGTTCATACGCGCCAAGTATGAGCAGAAGAAGTACATCGCCAAGGAGTGGGTGCCACCGCCACTACCGAAAGTCAATTG TGTTAAACGTCGCCGCGTATCTGGCCGTCAGCTAGACTTGCTATGGGAATATTTAGACTCCCATAGAGACTTAGCTTGCGCCTTGAATAGGTCGCTTCAAGCGAAGGAATACGCGACACGAAAGTGGAAAGAGATCGCGGACCTGTTGAACGAACAAGGCGACGGAGCTCTGAAAGATTGGAGGGAGTGGTCTAAA tactGGGTGGACTACAAGgcgaaattaaaaaagagGGCATCCGTAGTACGCTCGTCACAAACACTGACTGGAGACGAGACAGGGGACGACACAGCTTTGAGCGAAAGGGATTTAAAATTTCTCCAACTAATGGCAGAAGATCACACGCAAGGGCCAACAGAAGTCCCAGTGGAACCATACCCAGAA CCCTCGGACAGTACAACATCAATCACTATGCAAGATTCCTCATCGTCCCTATCGATTCATATCCACCCATCTAGACAGCAAGGGAATACCCCCACATTGACCCTGTTGCCTCTTCGTGCTCCTACGCCGGTATATGAGCCGGTACAAACGATCGAACCGGACCCGTATCTTCTAGCCGCACTACAATCAGTGCCCAAATTAGAACCTAGGCCAGCTTCGCGCACACCTTCGCCCGAACCTTCGCCAGAACCTTCGCCGGTACCTACACCTTCACCGAAACGGTATAGGGAAATGACAAGGGCATCTGCCAGAAGGGCTTTGGTACAATCGGCTAGAATTAGAGCAAGGGCGGCGGTGAGAAGCAGTCGGGCGTTGGAAGTTATTGGTAGGAGCATCAGGGATGTGAGTCGGCAGATGCGAAGTATTAGAAGCTCGCTTGGACGGATAGAAAG ttaCATGGCTATGCAACATGGCGGTCCCAGACCGGATTAA